The segment TGTCTCCCTCCCCCTATCAGCGTGGCCATCCTGCTCTACCTGACCCGCAAGTACAAGGTCCCGGACCACTGGTACCCTCAGGACCTACAGGCCCGAGCCCGTGTGGATGAGTACCTGGCCTGGCAGCACACAACCCTGAGGAGAAATTGCCTCCGGTCCCTGTGGCATAAGGTGAGTCccaggggggtgggtgggagtgaGGGTGAGAGCAGAGGGCATCTCCTGAAAGGGGCTCAGGCACCCTGGCATTCTTTCCAGTTTGGGTAATTTCGATTGACCTGACTGAGTCCACAAATTCTTCTGCTCTGCCCAGGTTGCCGTTTAAGCCCCTCTACTGAATTCTTTATTTCAGATATATGTTTTTCAGTTCTAGACTTTTCAATTGGCTCTTTTTGAAGAGTTTCCTGTTGGAGTtgtggacccgaagggtattgggaatgaaagataaagagagattgggatcaggggatctgagagcactgaagcctcaagctcatcagacaagtttattaatatcaggggcttctttatataccccaagcagtcatgagaaccagcaactattctagctaactattcccattacctcactcttgaaaacacagtgctcagtggataagatagtaactaaagttcaagatgttctattatgttattgaaacatactcataaatcctgttgcCCAGTTTACTTGTACtatctgctggaatgttatgttatATTTCCCcaagagattagccacctgcacatatatctctagggacagcatgacccagtggtcagaaagtaacttgctactatggaaatagcatgcctttgtttcccacagtttccatttctctgctgAATTCTCCATCCATTCGCTCATGCTGTccatcatttctttttccaaattctttcCCATATTTGTGATAGTTATTTAAAGGTCATTACCAGCTAATTTCAACACGTGGGTCCtctgtgggtctatttctgttGATTGTTCTTTCCCCCTCTTGATTATTGGCcacattttcccacctctttgcgtgtctcataatttatttattatgtgcTGGACATTGAGAATAAAAGAAGACTAGAGATTGAAGTAGATAATAAATACCCTCCTACCTGAAAGGGGTTGTACTATATATGCTTTGAAAGGCAGCCCAGGCGAGAAGCTAATTTCTTCTGGCTAATCAGAAGTTGGACTGGGTTCCAGCTTTAGTTAGTTTCAATTCATCTCTGGTTTCAGATATCTTGAGGGCAGGATGATCAGGTTGCTTACTCCAGCAGGGCTTTGGAATCTAAGCACCAACTATGACCCACACTATAAGATCTCTCTGCTTTTCAACCCTGCTTCCAGTTCTCCACTTTACCCCGTCCCTTCTGCTGCTTAGTTAGAAAAGCCCTGCCTGCCTGAGCCCCAGGGATGAAAGTGACTTATCTTGGTAGGGCTCATGCCTCTTTAGAATTTAGTTCATTTAGGCCAGTGCTGTCTAATAGaaatataaagtgaattcatgTGTAATTTAAAACTCTCTAgcagccacattaaaaaaaataaaaaggtgaaaTCAATATATTTTGCTTCACCTGacatattcaaaatattatcCATTTCAACTAGTAATAAGTATAAAATTGTTAATTAAGTCCttcatctgattttttttgttctaagtctttaaaagccagtatgtattttatatttacagcACACTCTCAATTAGGAGCAGCCACATTTCAAGAGCTCAGTAGCCACTTGTgctaagtttttctttctttcttcctttaaaaaacagaattccAAGGTTCTTTTGatggatttaaagaaaaataagattatttCCTTTCCAGTATGCAATGGTCTTTTGTAACTGTCTATATCATAATCAAAAGTGGaactccttatttttaaaatccagaaaagTTTATAGATAATCCTGGGTCATGGGTTATATTGTTCTAGGTcacataattttttataaaaataaaacattagagaACAAAAGTCAAAAgaccttttttgttttcttctctttccagagAAGAAACCATACTCTGGGATCTAGTATGCATCCTTCCAAttcatgattttatatattattcCATTGGTATGAAGTTGCAAGCAAACTAAAGATCTGCTTTGCGTGTTTATATCATTCTGCCACTTAACATTTTTCACTTGGCCTTATGTGCTTTAGATTTTTCCATTTTGCTATGGGAGATcgaattcattcatttttttacttgCTCATGGTATCTCATTATATGAATAAATCAAAACTTATTTACTCCCCtagtatgatttttttaaagatttatttatttctcccccctcattattttgcgcttgctgtctgctctctgtctttttttttttaagatttgttttatttatttattccccccctatCTCATGTTTGtggttgctgtctgctccctgtgtccatttgctgtgtcctgTATGTGTccactcatcttctctttaggaggcatggggaactgaacctggaacctctcatgtgggagagaggtgctcaattgcttgagctacctcagctccctgctttgctgtgtctctcattgtctttcctctttgtttcttgttgtgtcagctcactgtgcctgcccgtTGAGCCAgcttaccttctccaggaggcaccagaaaccgaacccaggacctttcatgtggtaggcggaggcccaatctcttgagccacacatctgcttcctgtttgtcttctctttaggaagcactggaactgaacccaggacatcctatgtgggaaggaggcacctaatcacttgagccacctctgctccctgcttgttgtgtccctctttgtgtttccttgttgtgtcccCTCATTGCAttgccatcttgttgcatcatcaccttgttgtgtcagctcactgcgccaGCCCATCACGTGAGctcgctgtcttgttcatcttctttaggaggcactgggaaccgaacctggaatgtcccatgtggtaggcaggagcccaagggcttgagccacattcatttccaaGTATGATCTTTTATatttaagagaaaacaaaaacacattttagaCCCCTCCAAATTTTAGAACTGCCAAATGGGAACAGGAGGACAATGAAGATATTCTACTGTGGGGGAGGCTGGTGGTCTCAAATTCACCCATTCTTCAATTTGAGAATTTGTGAATTTGAGGGGGAGGTGGGCAGGCCAGGTGGGGACCAGCAGGCTCCTGTAGGGGCGGCTTCTCCCCAACATCAGCCTTCGgtgcccaagagaaatgaaggCCCCATGTAGCccaagagtgaaccctaatgtaaactgtggatgGCACGTAATAGTATAATGATAATATCGTTTCATCAGTtgaaacaaaggtaccacactaatgcaagtgtTAATAACTGGGGAAACCATGCACatgggggaatatatgggaaaTGTACTAATACGTGATTTTTTTCTGTGAACTGACAACtttaagaaaaccaaagaaaaagccCACCCTCCTAACCACTAATCTGGTGGTACTCTACTGTGCTGTACTGTAATGAGGTACTGATTTTATATTCAAGGTGGAAAACAACTCAAAAATGCCTTTAAGAAGATGGCTtctattttttgtgatttatgtaccttaaagaaaagacaatttaattaaaatagtATGCACACAAGAAAAGAAGATGgtctctgggaagcagatgtggctcaagtgattgggctccagcctaccacacgggaggtctctggttcggttcccagtgcctcctacgaGCTGACGCAAaaagacgatgcaacaagagacatgaggaaaaacataacaagagacacaacaaggcagggagcagaggtggctcaagcaattaagagCCTCcaacatcggaggtcctgggttcggttcctggtgcctcctaaggaaacaaagaagacaaacagacacagcgagtgcaaacaatgacggggtggggagaaataaataaattaaataaacctttttaaaagaaGGAGATGGTTTCTAAGCCaggcaccaccaccacccccgaaTAGTGCTAAACCCATTGTTCATGTCCCCTGATTCATTCCGTCTGAGCCTCCCAAGGCTCAGCCAATCAAAGATCACAGAGCAGAAACATTTCTGGGGCTGGGGAATCCCTTGGGAATTTCCCCGCCGGTCTAGCCCAGGCTGTAGAAGAAAGGCGCATGGACCTTTCTTGCCCCCAGCACTCCCATCTTTGCCTGCCCACCCACCAGGTGATGCTGCCGGTGTTCCTGGGTGAGCCGGTGTCCCCCGAGACGCTGGCGGCCACACTGGCCGATTTGGAGGCCACCCTGCAGCTGCTTGAGGACAAGTTCCTGCAAGACCAGGCCTTCATTGCTGGATCCCACGTCTCTCTGGCTGACCTGGTGGCCCTCACGGAGCTGATGCATGTGAGTGCTGTGGACAGGGTGGGCCCCCGCTGTCCCGGCCTGACTGTGGGAAACCCGTCCTGGAGCTGTGCATCCCCAAGGCCTGGAGATGCTCCCCCTCCTTGGCCTCGCTCATCCACCTTATCCTGTCCCCTTCTCCCCACAGCCCGTGGGCGCCGGCTGCCCAGTCTTCGAAGGCCGACCCAAGCTGGCCACGTGGCGACAACACGTGGAGGCGGCAGTAGGGGAGGGCCTCTTCCGGGAGGCCCATGAGATCATCTTGAAGGCCAAGGACTCTCCACCTGCGCTTCCCGCTGTAAAGCAGAAGCTGATGCCCAGGGTCCTAGCCATGATACGGTGAGAGCCTGGAAGCTTCGTCCCTGCACTGCTCCATAGAGAGGAATGACTTACCCTCGCCCCCCAGGCCAGCGCCCTgctcccacctccctcctccACAGCTGCCTAAAAATCACCAGGATGACAGCCTGTGCAGGTCAAGGGCACAACCAGATCTTGTTCCCTATAGGCAATAAATCTGGGCCTCTGCTTTTGGCTCTGATGTGTGATTTATTTGACCTTCCTTCTGTCCTGGCCCTGGTCTTGATCTCTAGTCAAAAGATATCCACCTGCCCCCATCCTTCCTAGGCCCTGTGGGCCAGCTTCCCCCTGACGGCTGCTAAGAGTGAAGTGaatttcatcaaatgcaatgaacgaaccacactaatcaaagaagttgttgatgtgggaggagtaggggtggtggtgggtggggtatatgggaaccttgtatatatttttttaattttatttatttttctccccttcacccccctcagttgtttgctctctgtgtccatttgctgtgtgttcttctgtgaccatgtctatccttatcagcggcaccgggaatctgtgtttcttttcgttgtggtcttgctgtgtcagctctcggtgtgtgtggtgccattcttgggcaggccgtactttcgcgctgggcggctctccttacggggtgcactccttgtacatggggctcccctatgtgggggacacccctatgcgggggacacccctgcgtggcacggcactccctgtgcgcatcagcactgcacatgggccagctccacacaggtcaaagagggtttgaaccgcagacctcccatgtggtaggcggatgccctatccattgggccgagtTCGCTtcccctctcatattttttaatgaaacactttgtgtgatctatgtaaataaaaataataataaaaaaaaataaatgaacacatgCCCTTTAGCCTTGTGGTCCTTGGAGAAAGTGATTCATTcatgtggggggggcgggggggcgggggtcaTCAGGCATCCAACATGTGTGGACTGTAAGCTTGGTGGCCTATCAGTGGGCTGGGCTGGCTCCCCAGAACATCACAGCTTTTGGACAGCAAGCTCAGTCACTCCAGAGCTCTGTGTCTGTCCTGCTGGAACAAATCCAAACCCAGTGGTGCAGGGGTCTCATATCACGCCTAAGACGCCTGAAGTAAAGTGTAAACAGGAGTCTTACCTTTGGATtttgtttcagaaaaaaatactctgGCTGCTGGTAGGGATTCACTGGAGCTTGGCCAAGGAGGATGTGGGTAGATTGGATATTGCAGTAATCCGGGTGACCTGTGGGGAAGGGTAAGCCaccaaaggggaggggggaacatGCCCCCTCCAAGCCCGGGCAGGACCACTACACCGGGACAGGAAGGTCCTCTCCTACGGGCAGGGAGGTTCCGGGCAGGGAGGTTCCGGGCCCCAGGCCCTAGGGAGGCAAAGCTATTTGCAAGTTTTCTAACAAACAATCCTCTTGCCAAGCGACTCTCTTGGGGAGTGGAGGCATCAAAGTTTGGCCTggcaaagggggtgggggaattCTGTCCAATCCCAGGTGCCCTTCCGAACCTCTGGAGGAGCCCCACAGGACATCTGCCATCTGAGGGAGGGATTAGCTGGGGCGCAATGAATTTGACTCCAGGGATTGAGGAGAGGCATTCTCCGTCCTTCATTGGATGTGGCAAGGGTCCAGGAAGTCTCCCCAGCCCCGACCCTGGGCGCTGCGCCAGCACCCGGGAGtggcctctcctctctcctcctccctttgTAGTCCTCAGGGCGCCCCGAagcctctcttctctccctgagTGGGAGAGGGGGCTGGAGCAGACTGCAGGCGCCCAGCATTTCCACCACACAGGCCCGCACCCCTTACCCATCtccaccacccccgccccattTGACTAAGTGGACGTTGAAGTCAGGGAAGGGGCATGACCTGGCAGCGAGACCCCGGGTCGAGAGCCACCAGGTCAGCGCGGGTCAGGAGCGGGTCAGGAGCCCTGCGGCGCGCACCCCGGGGGGGGGAAGGCGGGGcacgcgggggcgggggggggacgGCGCTGCTGATTGGCCAGAAGTTCTCCGAAGCCAGCCAATGGGCGGGGGCCAGCCaatgggcgggggcggggcgggccgggcTCGGGTCCCGGAAGCGGGGAGGGGGCTGGCCAGGGCTGCAGCCAGGTGGCCGCGCAGTTCCTGTCCGCTGGTCCTTATCCTCACTCTGCTCGCCTGCCC is part of the Dasypus novemcinctus isolate mDasNov1 unplaced genomic scaffold, mDasNov1.1.hap2 scaffold_436, whole genome shotgun sequence genome and harbors:
- the LOC101441352 gene encoding glutathione S-transferase theta-1 isoform X1 codes for the protein MGLELYLDLLSQPCRAVYIFAKRNGIPFELRPVDLRKGEHLSQGFVQVNPLKMVPVLKDGDFVLTESVQSPYVYPVLSAMGPGQSVAILLYLTRKYKVPDHWYPQDLQARARVDEYLAWQHTTLRRNCLRSLWHKVMLPVFLGEPVSPETLAATLADLEATLQLLEDKFLQDQAFIAGSHVSLADLVALTELMHPVGAGCPVFEGRPKLATWRQHVEAAVGEGLFREAHEIILKAKDSPPALPAVKQKLMPRVLAMIR
- the LOC101441352 gene encoding glutathione S-transferase theta-1 isoform X2; the encoded protein is MGLELYLDLLSQPCRAVYIFAKRNGIPFELRPVDLRKGEHLSQGFVQVNPLKMVPVLKDGDFVLTESVAILLYLTRKYKVPDHWYPQDLQARARVDEYLAWQHTTLRRNCLRSLWHKVMLPVFLGEPVSPETLAATLADLEATLQLLEDKFLQDQAFIAGSHVSLADLVALTELMHPVGAGCPVFEGRPKLATWRQHVEAAVGEGLFREAHEIILKAKDSPPALPAVKQKLMPRVLAMIR